From a single Aureimonas sp. AU20 genomic region:
- a CDS encoding acetamidase/formamidase family protein, whose amino-acid sequence MCKACDYTIHGRQHHFGWDNAFEPALRVAPGATIEFECRDSSAGQLTPASTVESVTALDFGKINPVSGPIFVEGAEPGDALKVTIEGFKPSGFGWTANIPGFGLLADQFPDPALTLWSYDAQSLAPAAFGAHGRVPLKPFAGTIGNALAEPGLHSVVPPRRVGGNLDIRDLSAGTTLYLPVEVAGALFSVGDTHAAQGDGEVCGTAIESPMNAVLTLDLVKGANLAMPRFTTPGPVTRHLDAKGYEVTTGVGPDLMTGARQAVADMVELLASRYNLNPVDAYMLVSTCGDLRISEIVDMPNWVVSFYFPRVVFE is encoded by the coding sequence ATGTGCAAAGCCTGCGACTACACGATCCATGGCCGCCAGCATCATTTCGGCTGGGACAACGCGTTCGAGCCGGCCCTGCGCGTGGCGCCCGGCGCGACGATCGAGTTCGAATGCCGGGACTCTTCGGCCGGGCAGCTGACGCCCGCCTCCACCGTCGAGAGCGTCACCGCCCTCGATTTCGGGAAGATCAACCCGGTCTCCGGTCCGATCTTCGTTGAAGGGGCCGAGCCGGGCGACGCGCTGAAGGTGACGATCGAGGGCTTCAAACCGTCCGGCTTCGGCTGGACGGCCAACATCCCGGGCTTCGGTCTCCTGGCCGATCAGTTCCCCGACCCCGCGCTCACGCTCTGGTCCTATGATGCGCAGAGCCTGGCGCCCGCCGCCTTCGGTGCGCATGGGCGCGTGCCGCTGAAGCCCTTCGCCGGGACCATCGGCAACGCCCTCGCCGAGCCCGGGCTTCACTCCGTCGTGCCGCCGCGCCGGGTCGGCGGCAATCTCGATATCCGCGACCTGTCGGCGGGCACCACGCTCTATCTGCCGGTGGAGGTCGCGGGCGCCCTTTTCTCGGTCGGCGACACCCATGCCGCGCAGGGCGACGGCGAGGTCTGCGGCACGGCCATCGAAAGCCCGATGAACGCCGTCCTGACGCTCGATCTCGTGAAGGGCGCGAACCTCGCCATGCCGCGCTTCACCACGCCCGGCCCGGTGACGCGCCATCTCGACGCCAAGGGCTACGAGGTGACGACCGGCGTCGGGCCCGATCTGATGACGGGGGCCCGCCAGGCGGTGGCGGACATGGTGGAGCTGCTGGCCTCCCGCTACAATCTCAACCCGGTGGACGCCTATATGCTGGTCTCGACTTGCGGCGACCTTCGCATTTCCGAGATCGTGGACATGCCGAACTGGGTCGTGTCCTTCTACTTCCCCCGGGTCGTGTTCGAGTGA
- a CDS encoding ABC transporter substrate-binding protein has protein sequence MTSLLKRGAAALAISAALLAAPAAALAQSGGAITVTYKDDIATLDPAIGYDWQNFSMIKALFDGLMDYEPGTATLRPGLAESYTISPDGKVFTFKLRDGVKFHNGRAMTAEDVKYSFERTVSPATQSPGAGFLGSIAGFDAVQGGTASELSGVKILDQRTVEVTLSRPDATFLSVMALNFSFIVPKEEVEKSGADFGRHPVGTGAFKLTEWTLGQRLVLEKNADYYREGAPKLDRINFEIGQEPVVSLLRVQNGEVDVPGDGIPPAKFREVMGNPDQAARVVEGVQLHTGYITLNTKAAPFDDLKVRQAVNMAINKERIVQIINGRATPANQPLPPTMPGYVQGFDGYKYDVAAAKTLLAEAGHEGGFETELFVANVDPQPRIAQAIQQDLAAIGIKASIQSLAQANVIAAGGSAEGAPMIWSGGMAWIADFPDPSNFYGPILGCAGAADGGWNWAKYCNKALDEKAAAADAIVDPAKAAERASAWGEVYKQVMADAPWVPVFNEKRYTMRSEKMGGDDALYIDPVNTPMNYRYVEAK, from the coding sequence ATGACCTCTCTCCTCAAGCGGGGCGCCGCCGCGCTGGCCATTTCCGCCGCCCTTCTCGCCGCCCCCGCCGCCGCGCTGGCGCAGAGCGGCGGCGCGATCACCGTCACCTACAAGGACGACATCGCCACGCTCGATCCGGCCATCGGCTACGACTGGCAGAACTTCTCGATGATCAAGGCCCTGTTCGACGGGCTGATGGACTACGAGCCGGGCACGGCGACCCTGCGGCCGGGCCTGGCCGAAAGCTATACGATCTCGCCCGACGGCAAGGTCTTCACCTTCAAGCTGCGCGACGGCGTCAAATTCCACAACGGCCGCGCGATGACGGCCGAGGACGTGAAATACTCCTTCGAGCGCACGGTGAGCCCGGCCACCCAGTCGCCCGGCGCCGGCTTCCTTGGCTCCATCGCCGGCTTCGACGCGGTGCAGGGCGGCACGGCGAGCGAGCTTTCCGGCGTGAAGATCCTCGATCAGAGGACCGTGGAAGTGACGCTGTCGCGGCCCGACGCGACTTTCCTCTCGGTCATGGCGTTGAACTTCTCCTTCATCGTGCCGAAGGAGGAGGTCGAGAAGTCGGGTGCCGATTTCGGCCGCCATCCCGTCGGCACCGGCGCCTTCAAGCTGACGGAATGGACGCTCGGCCAGCGCCTCGTCCTCGAAAAGAACGCCGATTATTACCGCGAGGGCGCGCCCAAGCTCGACCGGATCAATTTCGAGATCGGCCAGGAGCCCGTGGTCTCGCTCCTGCGCGTCCAGAACGGCGAGGTGGACGTGCCGGGCGACGGCATTCCGCCGGCCAAGTTCCGCGAAGTCATGGGCAATCCCGATCAGGCCGCCCGGGTGGTGGAGGGCGTGCAGCTCCACACCGGCTACATCACCCTGAACACCAAGGCCGCACCCTTCGACGATCTGAAGGTGCGTCAGGCCGTCAACATGGCGATCAACAAGGAGCGCATCGTCCAGATCATCAACGGCCGCGCGACACCGGCCAACCAGCCCCTGCCCCCGACCATGCCCGGCTATGTCCAGGGCTTCGACGGTTACAAGTACGATGTGGCGGCGGCCAAGACGCTTCTGGCGGAGGCCGGCCACGAAGGCGGCTTCGAGACCGAGCTCTTCGTCGCCAATGTCGATCCGCAGCCTCGCATCGCGCAGGCCATCCAGCAGGACCTCGCCGCGATCGGCATCAAGGCCTCGATCCAGAGTCTGGCGCAGGCCAATGTCATCGCCGCCGGCGGCTCGGCTGAGGGCGCGCCGATGATCTGGTCGGGCGGCATGGCCTGGATCGCCGACTTCCCCGATCCGTCCAACTTCTACGGCCCGATCCTGGGCTGCGCGGGCGCGGCCGATGGCGGCTGGAACTGGGCGAAATACTGCAACAAGGCGCTGGACGAGAAAGCCGCCGCCGCCGATGCGATCGTCGATCCGGCCAAGGCCGCGGAGCGCGCCAGCGCCTGGGGCGAGGTCTACAAGCAAGTCATGGCCGACGCGCCCTGGGTCCCCGTCTTCAACGAGAAGCGCTACACGATGCGTTCGGAGAAGATGGGGGGCGACGACGCCCTGTATATCGACCCCGTCAACACGCCGATGAACTACAGATATGTCGAGGCGAAGTGA